One segment of Candidatus Eremiobacteraceae bacterium DNA contains the following:
- a CDS encoding mannosyltransferase family protein, protein MDVAHPGAAPTALDAPKGSRSSFLPSEARVGAAVVAAAGASIGTFAWYVFATHGHLGSDFLLTGFVVFGVLLAIGLWVAYARVASGMVGAGYGAMLQADSYSYLPLLFLWFYLAGGETSLASATALLGGVLLIWIAIKIGALAKYSITVRAVAAVFIATRVPLIIVAVMGAIVIGQRAGTHWSPEHGLLDVLGRWDAQHYLAIATVGYHGKDIAFFPLYPFLISQLGGMIGDHFIAGVVISNLAFFVALAYLYALTKLEFGEHETAYHAIFYIAIFPTAIFFSAVYSESLFLALTVASVYYARRGNFITAGIIGALASLTRVEGVLLVLPIAYEVWRAWRERRGTTLARGIVGLALVPAGIALFMGYLYALVGDPLYFQKVQANWNRHLAPPWVSISNTIHELAIAPIASSNSINHVLELAFTLSFLALLVASFRQLRPSYAWYFAASLLVPMSTASLMSMPRFDLVVFPAFMLLAVYGRRPVVNSAIVSLSLTLLGVFTVFFADWYWLA, encoded by the coding sequence GTGGATGTCGCGCACCCTGGAGCGGCGCCGACGGCGCTCGACGCGCCGAAAGGCAGCCGTTCTTCATTTCTTCCCTCGGAGGCCCGGGTCGGCGCGGCGGTGGTCGCGGCGGCCGGCGCATCGATAGGCACGTTCGCGTGGTACGTCTTCGCCACGCACGGTCATCTCGGTTCCGACTTCCTCCTCACAGGCTTCGTCGTTTTCGGCGTTTTGCTGGCGATAGGTCTTTGGGTCGCCTATGCCCGGGTGGCTTCGGGGATGGTGGGCGCCGGATACGGCGCCATGCTGCAGGCCGATTCGTACAGCTACCTACCGCTCTTGTTCTTGTGGTTCTATCTCGCCGGCGGCGAGACGTCGCTTGCGTCGGCGACCGCGCTGTTGGGCGGCGTATTGCTGATATGGATCGCGATCAAGATAGGCGCCCTTGCGAAGTATTCGATCACCGTGCGTGCGGTGGCCGCGGTCTTCATCGCGACGCGTGTTCCGCTCATCATCGTCGCGGTCATGGGAGCGATCGTGATCGGTCAACGCGCCGGAACGCATTGGAGTCCCGAGCACGGACTGCTTGACGTGCTCGGCCGATGGGACGCCCAGCATTATCTCGCGATCGCGACGGTTGGCTACCACGGCAAGGACATCGCGTTTTTCCCGCTCTATCCATTTCTCATCAGCCAGCTCGGCGGAATGATCGGCGACCACTTCATCGCCGGCGTCGTGATCTCTAATCTCGCCTTTTTTGTGGCGCTCGCCTATCTTTACGCGCTGACGAAACTGGAGTTCGGCGAGCACGAGACCGCATATCACGCCATATTCTACATCGCCATATTCCCGACCGCCATCTTCTTCTCGGCGGTCTACAGCGAATCGCTCTTCTTGGCGCTGACGGTCGCCTCGGTCTACTATGCGCGGCGCGGCAATTTCATTACCGCGGGGATCATCGGCGCGCTCGCCTCGCTCACCCGCGTTGAAGGCGTCTTGCTCGTCTTGCCTATCGCCTACGAAGTCTGGCGCGCCTGGCGCGAGCGCCGCGGAACGACCCTCGCGCGCGGCATCGTCGGGCTGGCGCTCGTTCCCGCCGGCATCGCACTGTTCATGGGCTATCTCTACGCGCTTGTCGGCGATCCGCTGTACTTCCAAAAAGTGCAGGCCAACTGGAACCGGCACCTCGCGCCGCCTTGGGTGAGCATCTCCAACACGATTCACGAGCTCGCGATCGCACCGATCGCCTCGAGCAACTCGATCAACCACGTGCTCGAACTTGCGTTCACGCTTTCTTTTCTCGCACTGCTCGTCGCGTCGTTCCGGCAGTTGCGGCCGTCGTACGCGTGGTACTTCGCCGCGTCGCTCTTGGTGCCGATGTCCACGGCCAGCCTGATGAGCATGCCGCGCTTCGACCTCGTCGTCTTCCCGGCATTCATGCTCCTCGCAGTCTACGGCAGGCGCCCGGTGGTGAACTCGGCGATCGTCTCGCTGTCGTTGACGTTGCTCGGCGTCTTCACGGTGTTCTTCGCCGACTGGTATTGGCTCGCGTGA
- a CDS encoding GtrA family protein translates to MSATAAFSSRRGVRQFVKFGIVGASGTLINFAAYHGLLHFNAQLWWAYAIGFLLGGVNNYWWNRRWTFRSRGHAGKEMAQFVTVSALALCVSEPVLWLMDRQLPAALHFRNSIAWVAATVAGMAINFFVNKYWTFRHTHQIGDEAGQ, encoded by the coding sequence GTGAGCGCTACCGCAGCATTCAGCTCGCGGCGCGGCGTTCGCCAATTCGTCAAGTTCGGCATCGTCGGCGCTTCCGGCACGCTCATCAACTTCGCGGCCTACCACGGGCTGTTGCATTTCAACGCTCAGCTGTGGTGGGCGTACGCCATCGGCTTTCTGCTCGGCGGCGTGAACAACTATTGGTGGAACAGGCGTTGGACTTTCCGCTCGCGAGGCCACGCGGGCAAAGAGATGGCCCAATTCGTCACCGTCTCGGCCCTCGCGCTCTGCGTCAGCGAGCCAGTGCTGTGGCTGATGGACCGCCAACTGCCGGCTGCCCTGCATTTCCGCAACTCCATCGCGTGGGTCGCCGCGACCGTCGCCGGGATGGCGATCAATTTCTTCGTGAACAAATATTGGACGTTTCGACATACGCATCAGATCGGGGATGAAGCCGGACAGTGA
- a CDS encoding glycosyltransferase family 39 protein produces the protein MSADLRRHALFLAILVLALLLRLYGIHNPILDHPGWRQGDEAAIARNFAQLHDNILYPQVDYDGPAPNYAELELQIVPFVAAQFYRVFGIHETIARLIVVAFSLAEVWLLYLFGREVFSRRAGLIAALAYAIAPGAVYYGRTITPDTDMVFFMTGAMYFWWRFCGQRRPADFAAAAVFGAIAVLAKPVAVLAIVPVIALVVARRGVKGALEDWAPYAFVVLAGLPALFYFERLNAIAEWHWASGITTLHVMPALRAAFSSPARFGDAVFGALALMRMLSTTILGPALFAATLGAWFALPRDAESHIRGWFFGAWLLALAAYAFAVVNVERVDYYLLPALPLAALLAGGALDNLATRIGLAPASRWSIGGGIVALFVIAYANMLEVHAYYTWSRPVYAAAGELDRTLDQNVLVVMGHYDPSVLYTIGRKGWEEDPLIWNVHDMRSAMRKGAAYFIGVEIPRLKANRPLYAYLQHFARVPVSSGWQVYDLRKPL, from the coding sequence GTGAGCGCCGACCTGCGCCGGCATGCGCTATTCCTCGCCATCCTCGTTCTCGCGCTGCTGCTCCGGCTTTACGGCATCCACAATCCGATCCTCGACCATCCGGGTTGGCGTCAAGGCGACGAAGCGGCGATCGCGCGCAACTTCGCGCAATTGCATGACAACATCTTGTATCCTCAGGTCGACTATGACGGGCCGGCGCCCAACTACGCCGAGCTTGAGCTGCAGATCGTGCCGTTCGTGGCAGCGCAGTTCTACCGCGTCTTTGGAATACACGAGACGATCGCGCGTCTGATCGTGGTCGCGTTCAGTCTCGCCGAAGTGTGGCTGCTCTATCTTTTCGGACGCGAGGTGTTCTCTCGCCGCGCCGGCCTGATCGCCGCCCTTGCGTATGCGATCGCGCCGGGAGCGGTCTACTACGGGCGCACGATAACGCCGGACACCGACATGGTGTTCTTCATGACCGGCGCTATGTATTTCTGGTGGCGATTTTGCGGGCAGCGCCGGCCGGCCGACTTCGCGGCGGCAGCGGTGTTCGGCGCCATCGCGGTGCTCGCAAAACCCGTCGCGGTGCTCGCGATCGTGCCGGTCATCGCGCTCGTGGTGGCGCGACGCGGCGTCAAGGGCGCGCTCGAGGACTGGGCGCCATACGCGTTTGTCGTGCTTGCCGGCTTACCGGCGCTCTTCTACTTCGAGCGCCTCAACGCCATCGCAGAATGGCATTGGGCGAGCGGCATCACTACGCTACACGTCATGCCCGCGCTGCGGGCCGCATTCTCGAGCCCCGCACGGTTCGGCGACGCGGTATTCGGCGCGCTCGCGCTGATGCGGATGCTTTCGACCACGATCCTCGGGCCGGCGTTGTTCGCGGCAACGCTTGGCGCGTGGTTCGCGCTGCCGCGTGACGCCGAATCGCATATCCGAGGGTGGTTTTTCGGCGCCTGGCTTCTCGCGCTTGCGGCTTATGCGTTCGCGGTCGTCAACGTCGAGCGCGTGGATTACTATCTCTTGCCGGCGCTGCCGCTCGCCGCGCTCTTGGCCGGCGGCGCGCTCGACAACTTGGCCACGCGCATCGGTCTCGCGCCTGCGTCGAGATGGTCGATCGGCGGCGGCATCGTGGCTTTGTTCGTCATCGCCTATGCCAACATGCTGGAGGTGCACGCGTACTATACGTGGAGCAGACCCGTCTACGCCGCGGCCGGGGAACTCGACCGGACGCTGGACCAAAACGTACTCGTCGTCATGGGCCACTACGATCCGTCGGTGCTCTACACGATCGGCAGAAAAGGTTGGGAAGAGGACCCGCTCATCTGGAACGTTCACGATATGCGCAGCGCGATGCGAAAAGGCGCCGCGTACTTCATCGGCGTCGAGATCCCGCGCCTCAAAGCCAACCGGCCGCTCTATGCGTATCTGCAACACTTCGCGCGCGTGCCGGTCTCGTCGGGCTGGCAGGTGTACGACTTGCGTAAGCCGCTGTAG
- a CDS encoding acyltransferase produces MKASPNILHVDYLDGLRALAVSLVVIRHVVLFGPTLATGIWLHVLDEGAHGVDLFFILSGFCLSYPTLIALKANGATRFNVAEFFAKRIVRIIPPYWIALGIIVLLGQLVINSGGAIGQTSISMPSVWQALRQLVFFDHTDLTNSSFWSLAVEFRWYLVFPIVLWLWISQRRAFWTVIAACVIAYQFTLAGGVDMGTLPCFMLGIAAAAVRVNGHPITRWAPFLLPVAIAVAVLLEPTRGIYWLGQDQFGWHIASFLFVLSVGALAPLRAIMAWLPLRVIGIASYSIYLMHQPLLGIFMGRMAWWYAVALMLVVCFAFWGLFERTVLLSKVRRPLIGVLAKPISNLLAFFGAPLEMHLHRTVQVEGGDAIGMKDPFVAAVPLTAADAPNLLPIL; encoded by the coding sequence GTGAAGGCTTCGCCGAACATCCTGCACGTCGATTATCTCGACGGATTGCGAGCGCTGGCCGTCTCGCTCGTCGTCATAAGACACGTCGTCCTTTTCGGCCCGACACTGGCGACAGGGATCTGGCTTCACGTTTTGGATGAAGGTGCACACGGCGTCGACCTGTTCTTCATCCTATCCGGCTTCTGTCTCTCGTACCCCACGTTGATCGCGCTCAAAGCGAACGGCGCCACGCGCTTCAACGTCGCTGAATTCTTCGCCAAACGCATCGTGCGGATCATCCCGCCATATTGGATCGCGCTCGGCATCATCGTCCTGCTCGGGCAACTCGTGATCAATTCGGGAGGCGCGATCGGACAGACGTCGATCTCGATGCCGTCCGTTTGGCAAGCACTCCGCCAATTGGTTTTCTTCGACCACACCGACTTGACGAATTCGTCGTTTTGGAGCCTCGCGGTGGAATTCCGCTGGTACTTGGTTTTTCCGATCGTGCTTTGGTTATGGATCTCTCAACGACGCGCGTTTTGGACGGTCATCGCGGCTTGCGTCATCGCCTATCAGTTCACGCTCGCCGGAGGAGTGGACATGGGAACGCTTCCATGTTTCATGCTCGGGATCGCCGCCGCGGCCGTTCGGGTGAACGGACACCCGATAACGAGATGGGCACCGTTCCTCCTGCCCGTGGCCATTGCGGTGGCCGTTCTGCTCGAACCCACTCGGGGGATCTACTGGCTTGGGCAGGATCAGTTCGGTTGGCACATCGCTTCATTCTTGTTCGTGCTGAGCGTCGGCGCGTTGGCTCCGCTCCGGGCGATCATGGCCTGGCTCCCGCTGCGCGTGATCGGGATCGCGTCATACAGCATTTATTTGATGCATCAGCCGCTTCTCGGAATCTTTATGGGGCGCATGGCATGGTGGTACGCGGTGGCATTGATGTTGGTCGTCTGCTTCGCATTCTGGGGCCTCTTCGAGAGGACGGTGCTCTTAAGCAAGGTCCGCAGGCCGCTCATCGGCGTCTTGGCGAAGCCGATCTCCAATCTCCTAGCATTCTTTGGTGCGCCGTTAGAAATGCATCTCCACCGGACGGTTCAGGTCGAAGGCGGCGACGCGATCGGCATGAAGGACCCGTTCGTTGCGGCTGTTCCTCTCACCGCCGCGGACGCGCCCAACCTGCTGCCGATCCTGTAA
- a CDS encoding DUF2837 family protein: protein MEIFRHFPDVYLIIAAVLYMFAQALQMGTGAARLAGVRTKRVATGLTLFNLFATTGRLLNLFYAPLLSSLTDHARNTHDIAGFDGKMRLVMIAATIGAALGGALIPWSVRILERGIGTFERTGSLVTALGRLATPSVFTWVFSEFRLPTADTLRYSAKSLPKSFLVWNIVVTAFWVAGPLAALYASVLAPDVTATCIALSGLITGVATITLTLIVDPAAALITDQAAIGQRPEADVKAMLLYLVVTAVVGTLLSQLLLSPAAGVIAYVARFLFQHGMHH, encoded by the coding sequence GTGGAAATTTTCCGCCATTTCCCCGACGTCTATCTCATCATCGCGGCGGTCCTGTACATGTTCGCGCAAGCCCTTCAGATGGGCACCGGCGCCGCGCGGCTCGCCGGTGTGCGCACCAAACGCGTCGCGACCGGTCTCACGCTCTTCAACCTATTCGCGACGACCGGGCGCCTTCTCAATCTGTTCTATGCGCCGCTGCTTTCTTCGCTGACCGACCATGCGCGCAACACGCACGACATCGCCGGTTTCGACGGCAAGATGCGGCTGGTCATGATCGCCGCGACGATCGGCGCGGCCCTCGGCGGCGCGCTCATCCCGTGGTCGGTGAGAATCCTCGAACGAGGAATCGGAACATTCGAACGCACGGGCTCGCTCGTCACGGCGCTCGGACGTCTCGCCACGCCGAGCGTTTTCACGTGGGTCTTTTCGGAATTCCGGCTGCCCACCGCGGACACGCTCCGCTACAGCGCGAAGTCGCTTCCGAAATCGTTTCTCGTGTGGAACATCGTGGTGACCGCGTTCTGGGTCGCCGGACCGCTCGCCGCATTGTACGCAAGCGTGCTCGCGCCCGATGTCACCGCCACCTGCATCGCGTTATCCGGACTCATCACCGGCGTCGCGACGATAACCTTGACGCTCATCGTGGACCCGGCGGCGGCGCTCATCACCGACCAAGCGGCGATCGGGCAACGGCCCGAAGCGGACGTGAAGGCGATGTTGTTGTATCTCGTCGTGACGGCCGTCGTGGGGACGCTGCTCTCGCAGTTGCTTCTCAGCCCGGCTGCGGGAGTGATCGCGTATGTCGCGAGGTTCCTCTTCCAACATGGCATGCATCACTAG
- a CDS encoding pitrilysin family protein, with the protein MTDQDDSYKKSTLPNGIRVVTERIAHVRSASLGLWVGIGSAHEDSAQRGISHVIEHMLFKGTPTRSARAIAELMDSIGGNLNAFTDKEATCYHARVVDIHAPLALEVLSDMFLHSLFDPAELAKEQQVILEEIRMYDDSPDDINQDLFLRSVWSGSPLGEPIIGYAETVSGITPDLIRSYIKDRYTPASVIVTAAGNVDHASFVADVERLLGGMKGGAAAADVDMPHFHQVRVVRRKDSEQAYLMLGVEGMSSSDDRRYPISVLDAILGGGMASRLFQEIREKRGLVYSVYSMHNTYRPGGTFAVSAATRPQNAAEVISLVRAELAALAATGVTTEEIARAKEHLKGGLLLALESTNTRMMRLGRSELNVRRHVPASEVAARIEAVTKPEIDAIASAMFGAARTALTVVGPVDEDFDAGALAESA; encoded by the coding sequence ATGACCGACCAAGACGATAGCTATAAGAAATCCACGCTCCCCAACGGCATTCGCGTGGTCACCGAGCGGATCGCGCACGTCCGCAGTGCGAGCCTCGGGCTGTGGGTGGGCATCGGGTCTGCGCACGAAGACAGCGCGCAGCGGGGTATCTCTCACGTCATCGAGCACATGCTGTTCAAAGGCACTCCCACGCGAAGCGCGCGCGCCATCGCAGAGCTCATGGATTCCATCGGCGGCAATCTCAACGCGTTCACCGACAAGGAAGCGACGTGTTATCACGCGCGCGTCGTCGACATCCATGCGCCGCTCGCGCTCGAAGTTCTTTCGGACATGTTCTTGCACTCGCTGTTCGACCCGGCGGAACTCGCCAAAGAGCAACAGGTCATCCTCGAAGAGATCCGGATGTACGACGACTCGCCCGACGACATCAATCAGGATCTTTTCTTGAGATCGGTGTGGTCGGGCAGCCCGCTTGGCGAGCCGATCATCGGCTACGCCGAGACCGTCTCCGGCATCACGCCCGATCTTATCCGGTCGTACATCAAGGACCGTTACACACCCGCGAGCGTCATCGTGACCGCGGCGGGCAACGTGGATCACGCGTCATTCGTGGCCGACGTCGAGCGGCTGCTCGGCGGGATGAAGGGCGGCGCGGCCGCCGCCGACGTGGATATGCCGCATTTCCATCAGGTCCGCGTCGTCCGCCGCAAGGACAGCGAACAGGCCTACCTGATGCTCGGCGTGGAGGGCATGTCGTCTTCGGATGACCGGCGCTATCCGATTTCCGTCCTCGATGCCATCCTCGGCGGCGGGATGGCGTCTCGTCTCTTCCAGGAGATCCGCGAAAAGCGAGGTCTCGTCTACAGCGTCTACTCGATGCACAACACGTACCGGCCGGGCGGCACATTCGCGGTATCGGCGGCGACGCGACCGCAAAACGCGGCGGAAGTGATCTCGCTCGTGCGCGCGGAGCTCGCCGCACTCGCGGCGACCGGCGTCACCACCGAAGAGATCGCGCGCGCGAAGGAACATCTCAAGGGCGGTCTCTTGCTCGCGCTCGAGAGCACGAACACGCGCATGATGCGCCTTGGTCGAAGCGAGCTCAACGTCCGCCGTCATGTCCCCGCGTCGGAAGTGGCCGCCCGCATCGAGGCCGTCACCAAGCCGGAGATCGACGCGATCGCATCGGCGATGTTCGGCGCAGCGCGGACGGCGCTCACCGTCGTCGGCCCTGTGGATGAAGATTTCGACGCAGGCGCGCTCGCGGAGTCGGCATAG
- a CDS encoding polysaccharide deacetylase family protein, giving the protein MPMIVALVAAVFMYHHVSPTVQPGKYARALTVTPHEFGEQLAWLRARGCAIVHASTIVDDARAGTLAPCEVALTFDDGYDDAAAYAAPLLTQAGATGTFFISTGEIGTRGHLTVADLKAFDSLGMELGAHTVHHVDLVRVSKSMRDAEVDDSAAMLQTWTGKRVTDFAYPSGRYDAEVERSVAAAGLKRAFTTDQGGINGSTIRDMFALPRYRIIRGSGIGLFRNVLGAGVSTIAAAAEQIQSEFIPPRTAAALASVARKRIEGNDLPVAERIGISLLREEFREPIEKIHVLTVPAASVAGIMLSGSGLREPVTAAQFAADARAMAELALSTAPSLSEVDVWATIPEPVALGTVVAGDLAAPTDRTVLSLSLRRGAAPTRTFIDEHWAAQLSAPATPAVHFRDVEEEHDRPRR; this is encoded by the coding sequence ATGCCGATGATCGTCGCCCTCGTCGCCGCGGTGTTCATGTATCACCATGTCTCGCCCACCGTACAGCCCGGAAAATACGCGCGCGCGCTGACGGTCACCCCGCACGAATTCGGCGAGCAGCTCGCATGGCTTCGCGCGCGCGGCTGCGCGATCGTGCATGCGTCGACGATCGTCGACGACGCGCGTGCCGGTACGCTCGCTCCCTGTGAAGTCGCGCTCACGTTTGACGACGGTTACGACGATGCCGCCGCGTACGCCGCACCGTTGCTCACGCAGGCCGGCGCGACGGGCACATTTTTCATCAGCACGGGTGAGATCGGCACGCGCGGCCACCTGACGGTCGCCGATCTCAAGGCGTTCGACTCACTTGGCATGGAGCTCGGCGCGCACACCGTGCATCACGTCGACCTCGTGCGGGTGAGCAAGAGCATGCGCGATGCGGAGGTCGACGATTCGGCGGCGATGCTGCAGACGTGGACCGGCAAGCGCGTGACCGACTTCGCCTACCCATCGGGCCGCTACGATGCCGAAGTCGAGAGATCTGTCGCGGCCGCGGGGCTCAAGCGGGCCTTCACGACCGATCAAGGCGGCATCAACGGCTCGACGATTCGGGACATGTTCGCGTTGCCGCGCTACCGCATCATTCGCGGATCGGGCATCGGGTTATTTCGAAACGTCCTCGGCGCGGGCGTCTCCACGATTGCCGCAGCAGCGGAGCAAATCCAGTCGGAGTTCATACCGCCGCGGACGGCCGCGGCGCTTGCATCGGTCGCCCGAAAGCGAATCGAGGGGAACGACCTGCCGGTCGCCGAACGCATCGGCATCAGTCTCTTGCGCGAAGAATTCCGGGAGCCCATCGAAAAGATTCATGTGTTGACCGTGCCGGCGGCGAGCGTTGCCGGCATCATGCTGTCAGGTTCGGGATTGCGCGAACCCGTCACCGCGGCGCAGTTCGCGGCAGACGCGCGCGCGATGGCCGAATTGGCGCTCTCGACCGCGCCGTCGCTATCGGAAGTCGACGTGTGGGCGACGATCCCGGAGCCGGTCGCCCTCGGTACGGTGGTGGCCGGCGACTTGGCCGCGCCGACCGATCGAACGGTTCTCTCGTTGTCGTTGCGCCGGGGAGCCGCCCCCACCCGCACGTTCATCGACGAGCACTGGGCGGCGCAGCTTTCGGCACCGGCGACACCCGCGGTCCACTTTAGAGACGTTGAAGAAGAGCATGACCGACCAAGACGATAG
- the proS gene encoding proline--tRNA ligase, which produces MSKDVEKKEVKSIPAKDADLSEWYTQVCLRAQLVDYAPVRGCIVLRPYGHAIWELIRDEFDKRFKATGHQNAYFPLLIPESLLVREAEHVEGFAPEVAWVTEGGGEKLTERLAIRPTSEAIIGVMYARWVQSHRDLPILINQWVNVMRWEKSTRPFLRTLEFLWQEGHTAHSTEIEAAEEVQRMLEVYREVAEDVLRLPVIKGRKSEHEKFAGASATYAIEALMPDGKALQAGTSHELGQHFAKAYDIKFTDVDEQIKFAWTTSWGVSWRILGGLIMAHGDDRGLVLPPAVAPYQVVIVPILRKGDETVMAAARDLHKSLSGVVRVHLDDRVEQTAPWKFNEWEMRGVPLRLEIGPRDVAAGQVTIARRDTQEKIAVPLAELTSRIPELLDAVQRTIYERAVEYRDTHTVNADTREAFVEALKSQRGFVQAAWCERTDCELDIKAETSAVSRVISGSAADGATCAFCGRPAKVTAYFARSY; this is translated from the coding sequence ATGTCCAAAGACGTCGAGAAAAAAGAAGTCAAAAGCATTCCCGCAAAAGATGCGGACCTTTCGGAGTGGTACACCCAAGTATGTCTGCGCGCGCAGCTCGTCGATTACGCGCCGGTGCGCGGCTGCATCGTGCTGCGTCCATACGGCCATGCCATCTGGGAACTCATCCGCGACGAATTCGACAAGCGTTTCAAAGCGACCGGGCATCAGAACGCCTACTTCCCGCTGCTCATCCCGGAAAGCTTGCTCGTGCGCGAGGCGGAGCACGTCGAGGGTTTCGCCCCCGAAGTGGCGTGGGTGACCGAAGGCGGCGGCGAAAAGCTCACGGAGCGGCTGGCCATCCGGCCTACGTCTGAAGCGATCATCGGCGTGATGTACGCGCGTTGGGTGCAATCGCATCGCGACCTGCCCATCCTCATCAATCAGTGGGTGAATGTGATGCGGTGGGAAAAATCGACGCGTCCGTTCTTGCGAACGCTTGAATTCCTATGGCAGGAAGGGCACACCGCGCATTCCACCGAGATCGAGGCTGCCGAAGAAGTGCAGCGCATGCTCGAGGTGTATCGCGAAGTCGCCGAGGACGTGCTCCGGCTGCCGGTCATCAAAGGCCGCAAGAGCGAGCACGAAAAATTCGCCGGCGCGAGCGCGACGTACGCTATTGAAGCGCTCATGCCCGACGGCAAGGCACTGCAAGCCGGCACATCGCACGAACTGGGGCAGCACTTCGCCAAAGCGTACGACATCAAGTTCACGGATGTCGACGAGCAGATCAAGTTCGCTTGGACCACCTCATGGGGTGTGTCGTGGCGAATCCTCGGCGGCTTGATCATGGCCCATGGCGACGATCGCGGACTTGTCTTGCCGCCGGCGGTCGCACCCTATCAAGTGGTCATCGTGCCGATCCTTCGCAAAGGTGACGAGACCGTGATGGCTGCGGCCCGCGATCTGCACAAGTCGCTGTCCGGCGTCGTGCGCGTCCATCTGGACGACCGCGTCGAACAGACCGCGCCTTGGAAATTCAACGAATGGGAGATGCGAGGAGTGCCGCTGCGCCTTGAGATCGGCCCGCGCGATGTCGCCGCCGGCCAGGTGACGATCGCGCGGCGCGACACGCAGGAGAAGATAGCAGTGCCGCTCGCGGAGCTGACCTCGCGCATTCCGGAACTGCTCGATGCGGTGCAGCGTACGATCTACGAGCGTGCGGTCGAGTACCGCGATACTCATACGGTCAACGCGGATACGCGCGAAGCATTCGTCGAGGCGTTGAAGAGTCAGCGCGGATTCGTCCAAGCGGCGTGGTGCGAACGCACGGACTGCGAACTGGACATCAAAGCCGAGACCAGCGCGGTTTCGCGCGTGATATCCGGCAGCGCCGCCGACGGCGCGACGTGCGCGTTCTGCGGGCGCCCGGCCAAGGTGACCGCGTATTTCGCGCGCTCGTACTGA
- the ispG gene encoding flavodoxin-dependent (E)-4-hydroxy-3-methylbut-2-enyl-diphosphate synthase has product MSLDEVPQWSGVQSRSPDPPPLPPRRITRKVKVGYLAIGGDAPVSVQSMTTTKTDDWAATLEQVDQLAAVGCEIVRISVPDAKAAAACRKIKAGAKVPLVADIHFDHRFALAAIEAGWDKLRLNPGNIRDAVKVREVVRAAQGQSMPIRIGVNMGSLAPDIVQTLGRTPAGMVESARRHIRILEELEFGDIVVSLKAHDVRSTVAAYRMLARECDYPFHLGITEAGTLRTGTVKSSVGLGMLLADGIGDTIRVSLAADPVEEVPVCWEILKSLGIRERGAEITACPSCGRVQVDILKLAEAVERVTAEYRAPVKVAVMGCAVNGPGEASMADVGIAGGKGMGLIYRDGVKVRSLPEAQLLDGLREEIEKVIADRYPEYR; this is encoded by the coding sequence TTGAGCCTGGACGAGGTGCCGCAGTGGAGCGGCGTACAATCTCGCAGCCCCGATCCGCCGCCATTGCCTCCGCGCAGGATCACGCGCAAAGTCAAAGTCGGCTACCTCGCCATCGGCGGCGACGCTCCGGTCTCCGTCCAATCCATGACCACGACGAAAACCGACGATTGGGCGGCGACGCTCGAACAAGTCGATCAGCTTGCCGCGGTTGGATGCGAGATCGTCCGCATCTCCGTTCCGGACGCAAAGGCGGCCGCAGCGTGCCGCAAGATCAAAGCCGGTGCGAAGGTTCCGCTTGTCGCAGATATTCATTTCGATCACCGTTTCGCGCTCGCGGCGATCGAGGCGGGTTGGGATAAGCTCCGCCTGAATCCGGGCAACATCCGCGACGCCGTGAAGGTGCGCGAAGTGGTGCGCGCCGCGCAGGGGCAGTCCATGCCCATCCGCATCGGCGTGAACATGGGCTCGCTGGCGCCGGACATCGTCCAAACCCTGGGCCGCACGCCCGCGGGCATGGTCGAATCGGCGCGCCGCCACATACGAATCCTCGAAGAGCTGGAGTTCGGCGATATCGTGGTATCGCTGAAGGCGCACGACGTGCGCTCGACGGTCGCCGCGTATCGCATGCTCGCACGCGAATGCGATTATCCATTCCATCTGGGCATCACCGAAGCGGGCACCCTGCGCACGGGAACCGTGAAGAGCAGCGTCGGCCTCGGCATGCTGTTGGCCGATGGCATCGGCGACACGATCCGCGTCTCGCTTGCCGCCGATCCCGTCGAAGAGGTGCCGGTCTGTTGGGAGATCCTCAAATCGCTCGGCATCCGCGAACGCGGCGCCGAGATCACCGCATGTCCGTCGTGCGGCCGCGTGCAGGTCGATATCCTCAAACTTGCCGAGGCCGTCGAACGCGTGACCGCGGAATATCGCGCACCGGTCAAAGTGGCGGTGATGGGGTGCGCGGTCAACGGTCCGGGCGAAGCCTCGATGGCCGACGTCGGGATCGCCGGCGGCAAGGGCATGGGGCTCATCTATCGCGACGGCGTCAAAGTCCGCTCGTTGCCCGAAGCGCAGTTGCTGGACGGTCTTCGCGAGGAAATCGAAAAGGTCATCGCCGACCGCTATCCAGAGTATCGATAA